One genomic window of Candidatus Auribacterota bacterium includes the following:
- a CDS encoding DUF4258 domain-containing protein encodes MKIKFSRHAQKRSKLYAISESIIKRLLSNMDLKEGEHEIIREVAGFKYPLKIIVVVEKDSATVITTYPLKKRRKK; translated from the coding sequence ATGAAGATAAAATTCTCACGCCATGCTCAGAAACGATCAAAGCTGTACGCAATATCTGAATCGATTATAAAGCGTCTCTTGTCGAACATGGATTTGAAGGAGGGAGAGCATGAGATTATACGAGAGGTAGCCGGATTCAAATATCCTCTAAAAATTATTGTCGTTGTCGAAAAGGATTCGGCAACAGTGATAACAACCTATCCATTGAAAAAAAGGAGAAAGAAATGA
- a CDS encoding DUF2283 domain-containing protein, translating into MKVHYDRKVDALYIKLGNQKPDGVVEISEGVNLDTTSENKIVGIEILNASEKMNIKTILSYELEFDKKLVLKTA; encoded by the coding sequence ATGAAGGTACATTACGATCGCAAAGTTGATGCCCTATATATAAAACTCGGGAATCAAAAACCCGATGGGGTTGTGGAGATTTCTGAAGGGGTCAATCTAGATACAACGTCCGAAAACAAAATAGTTGGCATAGAAATTCTTAACGCTTCCGAGAAGATGAATATTAAAACCATCCTTTCTTATGAACTTGAATTCGATAAGAAATTGGTGTTAAAAACCGCATAA
- a CDS encoding GNAT family N-acetyltransferase has protein sequence MADIHVRKVMREDIPVLVPRLALAFASQPLTKWILGDDEEALKRGERVLKLDFENALQYDIMLTTTALQGAALWHPPDRKQTAWQGIVWLLKLIQIIGISRNLPAQLESFWKFEKLFPRIPNYYLSMLAVAPAFQGQGIGSALLQPVLELCDARGIIAYTVTDTEPNVVFYEKQGFRVKDIIPIPRAGLKAWTMLREPRGHAYGTMASV, from the coding sequence ATGGCAGATATCCACGTCCGCAAAGTCATGCGAGAGGACATTCCCGTCCTCGTGCCGAGGCTCGCGCTGGCCTTTGCCTCCCAGCCGCTGACAAAGTGGATACTCGGCGATGATGAAGAGGCGTTGAAGCGGGGGGAGCGCGTTCTGAAACTGGATTTTGAGAATGCCCTCCAGTACGATATCATGCTCACCACCACCGCCCTCCAGGGAGCGGCCCTGTGGCACCCGCCTGACAGGAAGCAAACGGCATGGCAGGGCATCGTGTGGCTGTTGAAACTCATCCAGATCATTGGCATCAGCCGGAATCTCCCGGCGCAACTGGAGTCTTTCTGGAAATTTGAGAAGCTGTTCCCCAGGATACCCAACTACTATCTGTCAATGCTCGCGGTTGCCCCGGCCTTCCAGGGACAGGGCATCGGCTCGGCCCTTTTGCAACCCGTCCTGGAACTCTGCGATGCGCGCGGCATCATCGCCTACACGGTGACAGACACAGAGCCGAACGTGGTCTTTTACGAGAAACAGGGATTCCGCGTGAAAGACATCATCCCCATTCCACGGGCCGGCCTCAAGGCGTGGACGATGTTGCGGGAACCGCGCGGGCATGCGTATGGTACTATGGCAAGCGTATGA
- the ispG gene encoding flavodoxin-dependent (E)-4-hydroxy-3-methylbut-2-enyl-diphosphate synthase: protein MKITRKQTTQITLGSIPIGGGAPVSVQSMAKTPTADVGATVEQCARLARAGCEIIRLAVPDEEAARALGKIRREVATPLVADIHFNYRLALIAMEEGMDGIRINPGNIGGAERIAEIARAAAARKIPIRVGVNSGSVEQSILKDHGGPTPGALAESAITCVKRIEDAGHNLIKISVKASSVTDTIRAYELVSEITDYPLHVGVTEAGPPLIAAVRSAAAIGHLLLEGIGDTVRVSVTGDPICEVEIAKELLQSLGLRSFGPTLVSCPTCGRCEIDVVKIVDEVQAAIKNVKADIKVAIMGCAVNGPGEAREADVGLAGGKGSGVIFRKGKIVRTVGEKGFVRALIEEIKKID, encoded by the coding sequence ATGAAAATCACGCGTAAACAAACCACGCAGATCACTCTCGGCAGTATTCCCATCGGCGGCGGGGCGCCGGTTTCCGTGCAGTCGATGGCCAAGACACCGACCGCCGATGTCGGGGCGACGGTGGAGCAGTGTGCGCGGCTCGCCCGGGCGGGGTGCGAGATCATCCGGCTGGCGGTGCCCGATGAGGAGGCCGCACGCGCCCTCGGGAAGATCAGGCGGGAGGTCGCCACGCCGCTCGTCGCCGACATACATTTCAACTACCGCCTGGCGCTCATCGCAATGGAAGAGGGCATGGACGGCATCCGCATCAATCCTGGTAACATCGGCGGAGCGGAGCGGATCGCCGAGATCGCACGTGCCGCCGCGGCTCGGAAAATTCCAATCCGTGTCGGTGTCAACTCCGGCTCGGTTGAGCAATCCATCCTGAAGGATCACGGGGGGCCGACGCCCGGGGCGCTCGCGGAGAGCGCGATCACCTGTGTGAAAAGGATCGAAGACGCGGGACACAATCTGATCAAGATATCCGTCAAGGCCTCTTCGGTAACCGACACCATACGGGCCTATGAGCTCGTTTCAGAGATCACCGATTACCCTCTCCATGTCGGTGTGACAGAAGCAGGGCCGCCGCTCATTGCCGCGGTGAGATCGGCGGCCGCGATCGGGCACCTGCTGCTCGAGGGGATAGGCGATACGGTAAGGGTCTCGGTCACGGGCGATCCCATCTGCGAGGTGGAAATTGCGAAGGAGCTTCTCCAGTCCCTCGGCCTGAGGAGCTTCGGCCCGACGCTCGTATCGTGCCCCACCTGCGGCCGGTGCGAGATTGATGTTGTGAAAATAGTGGACGAGGTTCAGGCTGCGATTAAGAATGTGAAAGCAGACATCAAAGTCGCAATCATGGGCTGCGCCGTGAACGGCCCCGGCGAAGCGCGCGAGGCGGATGTCGGCCTCGCGGGGGGAAAGGGCTCGGGAGTGATATTCCGCAAGGGGAAGATCGTCCGCACGGTTGGCGAGAAGGGGTTCGTCAGGGCTCTGATCGAGGAAATAAAAAAAATAGACTGA
- a CDS encoding site-2 protease family protein, giving the protein MNSALALFNWSSAHIFPVVLGIVALGVVVFLHELGHFIVAKLRGIRVEVFSIGFPPKIWGFTRGGTEYRISLILVGGYVKLAGMEFEEGIDPRSVSDGYYASPIATRLAVCASGPLMNLLSAFLIYCVIYLHGFPFPANVADTVIGSVLEHSPAENAGLKPGDRVLQINGSLVERWEEVTKSIVYSTLPAINVVFERGGERLSKRIVPERDEKLKLRRIGILPRDLISVEVVKGSVAEAAGVRDGDFIIGAGGEKIYSWEQLMKIIRSHEGAPVAIELLRKGNHVTVAVTPRYHPELKYPAIGISPRLDVSMDDLATNGLVVYLHRNPFSQVAGNVREMYLTLRGLVLRAVSPRGLSGPIGIVEIMSYSARAGLLQFLYVIAFISVNLAVLNLLPIPVLDGGHMLIALVERVRRRPLSVQAMTVMQNIFVAIFIALMVLISANDIMRRWGEGISRMVFGEKAGAPTPAPEKKP; this is encoded by the coding sequence ATGAACAGCGCGCTCGCCCTTTTTAACTGGAGCTCGGCGCATATCTTCCCGGTCGTCCTGGGCATCGTTGCGCTCGGCGTGGTCGTGTTCCTCCACGAGCTCGGCCACTTCATCGTCGCCAAGCTGCGCGGAATACGGGTGGAGGTTTTCTCCATCGGTTTCCCGCCCAAGATCTGGGGGTTCACGAGGGGAGGCACCGAGTACCGGATCTCCCTGATTCTCGTGGGCGGCTACGTCAAGCTCGCGGGCATGGAGTTCGAGGAGGGGATAGATCCGCGGAGCGTCAGCGATGGCTACTACGCGAGCCCGATCGCGACGAGACTCGCGGTGTGCGCGAGCGGGCCGCTCATGAATCTCCTGAGCGCGTTCCTGATCTACTGTGTGATCTATCTGCACGGTTTCCCGTTCCCCGCGAACGTGGCGGACACGGTAATCGGGAGCGTCCTTGAGCATTCGCCCGCCGAAAACGCGGGGCTGAAACCGGGCGATCGCGTCCTCCAGATCAATGGGAGCTTGGTTGAGCGATGGGAGGAGGTGACGAAATCGATCGTCTACTCCACCCTCCCTGCGATTAACGTCGTGTTCGAGAGGGGCGGCGAGCGGCTCTCGAAGCGGATCGTTCCCGAGAGGGACGAAAAGCTCAAACTCAGGCGAATCGGGATACTGCCGCGCGACCTCATATCGGTGGAGGTGGTGAAGGGTTCCGTGGCGGAAGCAGCCGGCGTGAGGGATGGGGATTTTATCATCGGCGCTGGAGGTGAAAAAATTTATTCCTGGGAACAGCTGATGAAGATAATCAGGTCGCACGAGGGGGCGCCGGTCGCGATCGAATTGCTGCGGAAGGGAAATCACGTCACCGTGGCGGTGACCCCCCGCTATCACCCGGAGCTCAAATACCCGGCGATCGGCATAAGTCCGCGGCTGGATGTGTCAATGGATGATCTTGCGACGAACGGCCTGGTGGTCTATCTCCACAGGAACCCCTTCTCACAGGTTGCCGGGAATGTCCGCGAGATGTACCTCACGCTGAGGGGGCTCGTGCTGCGCGCGGTATCGCCCCGGGGGCTCTCGGGCCCGATCGGCATCGTGGAGATCATGAGCTACTCGGCGCGGGCGGGTCTTCTGCAATTCCTCTACGTGATCGCGTTCATAAGCGTCAACCTCGCCGTGCTCAATCTGCTTCCGATCCCGGTGCTCGACGGCGGACATATGCTCATCGCGCTCGTGGAGAGGGTGAGGCGCAGGCCCCTGAGTGTTCAAGCGATGACGGTGATGCAGAATATATTCGTCGCCATTTTTATTGCGCTGATGGTGCTGATTTCCGCGAACGACATCATGCGGCGGTGGGGAGAGGGCATTTCGCGCATGGTCTTCGGTGAGAAGGCGGGCGCGCCGACGCCGGCCCCGGAGAAGAAGCCGTAA